The Ptychodera flava strain L36383 chromosome 18, AS_Pfla_20210202, whole genome shotgun sequence sequence CACTTTCTGGCACTAGTGGTGTTCTGTCACATAATGTTTTTCATGTGATACAAATCTTAAAAAGTGATTGTATTTTGaaagtgtacatacatgtacgtcaAGGGAAAAGTCTAACAACAATACAGTGTGTGCAGGCATGTCAAAATTTTCTTTGCAGGAATTATTGCGAATGACCATACTTACATGTGTCCTTTGTCCATATTTGCTCCAGAAAGTCACTTTCACCTTCTGTTTCTTCCCAGTTCTCTGATCAAAACATTCACACATGTCAAACGGTGGTGAGTAAAGATGTAAACTGACTGCTTGGttaacatggctgatattttcaACCCGGTGAAGTCCATCGGCATCTGTTAGAGGAAATGGAAACATTTATCTTTTCAAGTCAAGTTTCTAGATCATTGTCCAGATCATCAAAGTCATGAAAATAGTTGGAGGTTTTTACACAAAGATAGACAAACAGTCATAAGGGTTTAAGTTCTGGCCTAGAGCAAGCTGATGGCTTCTGACTCATCGCTTGTGTCTCTTTTGTCtcagtttttatttttatgacatgTACCAtcacttttgaaaataatttgtcacaGATGTTGGTGAATCCACAGCATCATACAATCTTTTTTTCCTAAAACATGACTAGATAATATGCAACTGCATAATACTGAACAACAAATAAccctacatgtattttcaaggaTGCCTATTTTTATGAATAGTAATCTATAGTTTATGGTTTGGTCATTACTACAGTTGACAGAGTTTATGGGTTAATAACAGATAAGAATCCTGTTGTGTACAATGCTGGGGGCTTGCCTGGGGGCAGGCCCTGGGTAGGCCCCTATCACCCAATGAGCTTTCTGTTTTCTGAATGTGTGACCTTATTGAGCTACATGTATCTGATGCATTCCATGGTCAATGACCAAAGAGAACTCATTTACAACTCAAGATACGTCAACAGTAGCCTAGGTGGGGGCAGACCGGGCAGTCATGTAAATTAATAGCTGAAACCTATGATTTTAATCTTGTCAAAACAACTTGTTATTGCATTCTGCAAACATGGTAGTACCATTAACCTACAGTAACACTGGATATTATTATTTGAGTTCTAAAATACTCAGAAAGTAAAGTAGTGTTATTCATACTCCTAGCCTGTATTATGGTAAACAAATTTTTAGTTTTATAATGCGAAGTTTAGACATGTATGATGTACAggccgagttgacaagctaaaaaaaatgtatatctcaacatgcatttgggagtagaacaagagacGGCCATTGACATTAGAAACAAggtagtgaaaaaaaaacatcaaaagttacagctacagtcCCTGTAATAACAGCCAGGCTGTGAAATCAGTATACTCACCACATATGTACGCAACTTCATCTCTGTTGTACATATTCTTTTGAGACTCCTGCATCTCTTTATCTGGTTCAGATTCCGATGGCCAAGCATACATTGTCTCTTGAAGCTCTCCCTCCAGAACTTTCATGAAACAGTGAGCATCTGAGTGACTGTGAATACCACTGTACGCGgagaaacaagagaaaaaataaagataGTTTTTATATGAAATTTCACAGGAAAATCAAATTCTTAGGATGGCTACATTAAAAGGATATATgcttcattattttttgtgaactTCCTGTAGTATATAGAACCAGTATATCAATCAAATACTGGTAAATTTTCCTAAATTCTCAAAATAAGCTGTTTTTTTCTGTAGCAATACTCAGAATGACAGCAATTAAGACGTTAAAATTCTTTGTACTGAATTctttgctctgtacatgaaaaaagcCACTTTTATAAATACTAAATTTTAGAAATTACCAGCCGCTATTCTTCATACATGGGGGGCGGCAGATCATAGACTCGTATTGGCATTCTAGTTGTGAGCTATCTTTGTTATGTGTCTGGTCCAGAAACAAAATCTGGATTGGAAATGTCAAAAGGGCTGCTTCATGTAAATTTACTAGATATCAGATTACATATTGAGGGAAGtgataaaatattggcaaaaaatCAAACGATATTGACTATGGAAACAGGCTGTTGCACAATATACATTTATTATCAGTGATTACATGCAATTGATCTGCGGGGGCACGCGAACAGTTGGTAAACTGCTGACACTTTGTGACAACTTTGccagatgacatgaaaattgaaatgaaacCAAAAAATGCTGCTTCTGAGAATCGGTAGAAAAAGCTGGTACATAAAGGAGGAATACTGAAATGAAACATGGTAATACTAACCAGGAAGTGTACTTCTATGGTCTGATATGATTT is a genomic window containing:
- the LOC139117398 gene encoding cysteine dioxygenase type 1-like; this encodes MTETRPKPYYKEPSCLDELVQTLTTIFDSERINVDEVRSVMTNYKSNENDWARFSKFDPHRYTRNLVDEGNGKFNLIVLCWGEGQGSGIHSHSDAHCFMKVLEGELQETMYAWPSESEPDKEMQESQKNMYNRDEVAYICDADGLHRVENISHVNQAVSLHLYSPPFDMCECFDQRTGKKQKVKVTFWSKYGQRTHGQGACRTPSEQAENN